From Enterococcus wangshanyuanii, the proteins below share one genomic window:
- a CDS encoding homoserine dehydrogenase: protein MKEKLNIGLLGLGTVGSGVPTILKEHQEKISQVTGMEIAISKALVRDEEEKRRQAEKFDIQLTTNIDDILNDDDIQIVIELIGKVEPAKTFITQALEKGKHIVTANKDLLAQHGSELVALAQKNHCDLYYEASVAGGIPILRTIANSLAADNIQKVLGIVNGTTNYMLTQMVSEKKSYEQALKEAQELGFAESDPTNDVDGIDAAYKMVILSQFAFGMNVRLDQVDTRGIRGLSLDDVEMAAQLGYEVKLIGSSEKQSGRIAVEVGPMLVAKAHPIASVRNEFNAVFIESSGVGESMYYGPGAGAKPTATSVVSDIITIAKNIRLGTTGHMFNAYQHDTKLADDQDTSGKYYFSIGVPDRHGQILKLTQIMTNANVSFDQLVQQKSDGTRARIVAITHTITKAQMKAVIKEIESTNDFELLNTFKVLED from the coding sequence ATGAAGGAAAAATTGAACATCGGTTTACTTGGGTTAGGAACAGTTGGCTCTGGTGTACCAACGATTTTAAAAGAACATCAAGAAAAAATTTCTCAAGTGACCGGAATGGAGATCGCCATTTCTAAAGCACTTGTGCGTGACGAGGAAGAAAAAAGACGTCAGGCAGAGAAGTTTGATATTCAACTGACCACAAACATCGACGATATTCTTAATGATGATGACATCCAGATCGTTATTGAATTGATCGGAAAAGTAGAACCGGCTAAAACCTTCATTACTCAAGCTCTTGAAAAAGGGAAACATATTGTTACAGCTAATAAGGATCTACTTGCACAGCACGGCAGTGAATTGGTAGCTTTAGCTCAAAAGAATCATTGTGACTTGTATTATGAAGCAAGTGTTGCAGGCGGCATTCCTATTTTACGTACGATCGCTAATAGTTTAGCAGCAGATAATATTCAAAAGGTTCTAGGGATCGTTAACGGGACAACGAATTACATGCTGACCCAGATGGTTTCAGAGAAAAAATCATATGAACAGGCTTTAAAAGAGGCGCAAGAATTAGGTTTTGCTGAATCGGACCCAACAAATGATGTAGATGGAATCGATGCAGCATACAAGATGGTTATTTTAAGTCAATTTGCATTTGGCATGAATGTACGTTTAGACCAAGTGGATACACGTGGTATTAGGGGATTATCTTTAGATGATGTTGAAATGGCTGCTCAATTAGGGTATGAAGTAAAACTAATTGGTTCTTCAGAAAAGCAGTCTGGTCGTATTGCGGTCGAAGTTGGACCGATGTTAGTGGCGAAAGCTCATCCAATTGCTTCTGTGAGAAATGAGTTTAATGCTGTTTTTATTGAAAGTTCAGGCGTAGGTGAGTCGATGTATTATGGACCAGGAGCTGGTGCCAAACCGACTGCAACTAGTGTTGTTAGTGATATCATTACCATTGCTAAAAACATCCGATTAGGGACAACAGGCCATATGTTCAATGCCTATCAACATGACACTAAATTGGCAGATGACCAGGATACTTCAGGAAAATACTATTTTTCTATAGGAGTGCCGGACAGACATGGTCAAATCTTGAAATTGACTCAAATCATGACCAATGCCAATGTCAGTTTTGATCAGTTAGTACAGCAAAAATCAGATGGAACAAGAGCGAGAATCGTTGCAATTACCCATACGATCACTAAGGCGCAAATGAAAGCAGTCATCAAAGAAATCGAATCAACGAATGACTTTGAACTTTTAAACACATTTAAAGTATTGGAGGACTAG
- the thrB gene encoding homoserine kinase, giving the protein MKIRVPATSANLGPGFDSCGIALSQYLSIEVLENADEWQITHSLGTDIPSDKTNLLLQTALRLAPNLTPKVLKMTSDIPLARGLGSSSSVIVAGIELANRLGNLNLSQKDKLQIATEIEGHPDNVAPAICGDFVVASYVDGDVHYVKHHFPMCDVIAYVPDVHLLTAESRSVLPDNMPYKEAVKASSIANVMIAAILNGNLPLAGVMMEEDRWHEAYRRKLVPHLDQIRALGQKVGVYGAFLSGAGPTVLILSPEENTSQMVRELEKLPISASINVLSIDQEGIQVF; this is encoded by the coding sequence ATGAAAATAAGAGTTCCTGCTACGAGTGCAAATTTGGGTCCGGGTTTTGACTCATGCGGTATTGCATTGTCACAATATCTGAGTATAGAAGTCTTGGAAAATGCGGATGAGTGGCAGATTACTCATTCTTTAGGAACTGATATTCCGTCAGACAAAACAAATTTACTGCTTCAAACGGCACTGAGATTAGCACCGAACCTTACCCCTAAAGTGTTAAAAATGACTTCTGATATTCCTTTAGCTAGAGGGTTAGGCAGTAGTTCCAGTGTGATCGTTGCCGGCATTGAGCTTGCAAATCGCTTAGGAAATCTGAATTTATCACAAAAAGATAAACTTCAAATTGCGACAGAGATCGAAGGGCATCCGGATAATGTTGCTCCTGCAATTTGTGGTGATTTTGTAGTTGCAAGCTATGTAGATGGGGATGTACATTATGTGAAGCATCATTTTCCAATGTGTGATGTTATCGCATATGTCCCGGATGTTCATTTATTGACAGCTGAAAGCCGTAGTGTTCTTCCTGATAACATGCCTTATAAAGAAGCAGTCAAGGCGAGCTCGATTGCCAATGTGATGATAGCCGCTATTTTAAATGGTAATTTACCTTTGGCAGGAGTGATGATGGAAGAAGACCGCTGGCATGAAGCTTATCGTCGTAAATTAGTTCCTCATTTGGATCAAATACGTGCATTAGGACAAAAGGTTGGCGTTTATGGTGCCTTTTTAAGTGGAGCTGGGCCAACTGTACTAATTCTATCTCCAGAAGAAAATACGAGTCAAATGGTCAGAGAACTGGAAAAACTACCGATATCAGCATCGATCAATGTCTTGTCGATCGACCAAGAAGGTATTCAAGTGTTTTAA
- the thrC gene encoding threonine synthase → MYEGLLKQYKEYLPITDKTPMISLAEGNTPLIPLHNLSKELGINLYGKYEGLNPTGSFKDRGMVMAVAKAVEEGAKAIVCASTGNTSAAAAAYATRAGVKAYVVIPDGKIAMGKLAQAIIYGADIISIPGNFDEALKAVRDIAKTEAVALVNSVNPYRLEGQKTAAFEVCEQLGKAPDVLAIPVGNAGNISAYWKGFKEWHDVKGTLLPRMHGFEAEGAAAIVKGEPIDQPETIATAIRIGNPASWKLAEAARDESNGHIDAVTDEEILNAYRKVAAQDGVFVEPGSAASLAGVIQHVKNGKIKAGETVVAVFTGNGLKDPDTAINATDVKISKMSDLEEMRMHLRNGVSEL, encoded by the coding sequence ATGTATGAAGGATTATTAAAACAATATAAGGAATATTTACCTATTACAGATAAAACACCTATGATTTCATTAGCAGAAGGAAATACTCCGTTGATTCCTTTACACAATTTATCAAAAGAATTGGGAATCAACTTATATGGAAAATATGAAGGGCTGAATCCGACTGGTTCATTTAAGGATCGCGGAATGGTCATGGCAGTTGCTAAAGCAGTTGAAGAAGGTGCAAAAGCAATTGTTTGTGCTTCTACGGGAAATACTAGTGCAGCAGCAGCAGCTTATGCAACCAGAGCAGGAGTAAAAGCCTATGTTGTGATTCCAGATGGAAAAATTGCTATGGGTAAGTTAGCACAAGCAATTATTTATGGTGCAGATATCATTTCTATTCCTGGAAATTTTGATGAAGCACTTAAAGCTGTTCGCGATATTGCTAAAACTGAAGCAGTTGCGTTAGTGAATTCAGTTAATCCTTACCGTTTGGAAGGACAAAAGACAGCTGCTTTTGAAGTTTGTGAGCAGCTTGGGAAAGCACCAGATGTTTTAGCGATTCCTGTTGGAAACGCCGGAAATATTTCTGCTTACTGGAAAGGCTTTAAAGAATGGCATGATGTGAAAGGGACACTTTTACCACGTATGCACGGCTTTGAAGCAGAAGGAGCAGCGGCGATCGTAAAGGGTGAGCCGATCGATCAGCCGGAAACAATTGCTACAGCAATTCGAATCGGTAACCCTGCTAGTTGGAAGTTAGCCGAAGCTGCTAGAGATGAGTCGAATGGACATATCGATGCAGTTACAGATGAAGAAATTTTAAATGCTTATCGTAAAGTTGCTGCACAAGACGGTGTATTTGTTGAACCAGGTTCTGCAGCATCACTTGCAGGCGTTATTCAACATGTTAAAAATGGGAAAATAAAAGCAGGTGAAACAGTGGTTGCTGTTTTCACAGGGAATGGACTTAAAGATCCTGATACTGCAATCAACGCAACAGATGTGAAAATTTCTAAAATGAGTGATTTAGAAGAGATGCGGATGCATCTACGTAATGGAGTGTCTGAACTATGA
- a CDS encoding pyruvate, water dikinase regulatory protein translates to MINDEQKKCVTIFVISDSAGETASKLAAASMAQYPTVDFSLFRRTFAKEEEKLKRALEDAKRENAMVLHTIVNDRLVKIANDFFEEHNMYHFDILTPPVAEIERLTGIAPTREPGALHHLNENYFKRIEAMEFAVKYDDGKDSRGFLEADVLLLGVSRTSKTPLSLFLANKNLKVANLPLIPEAHLPKQLWETNPKKIVGLTNDPDILNGIRKERMRTYGLPADTSYSDIEKIKKELTFANDLYQKIGCEVINVASLSIEETASMILNALNLEDHSYYATESPE, encoded by the coding sequence ATGATAAATGACGAACAAAAAAAATGTGTAACGATCTTTGTAATTTCTGATTCTGCCGGTGAGACTGCATCGAAATTAGCAGCGGCTTCAATGGCTCAATATCCTACTGTAGATTTTTCATTATTTAGACGAACCTTTGCAAAAGAAGAAGAAAAATTGAAACGGGCTTTAGAAGATGCTAAGCGTGAAAACGCAATGGTTCTTCATACCATTGTTAACGATCGTCTTGTAAAAATTGCGAATGACTTTTTTGAAGAACACAATATGTACCACTTTGATATATTAACGCCTCCCGTCGCAGAAATCGAACGACTGACAGGAATCGCTCCGACACGTGAGCCTGGTGCTTTACACCACTTAAATGAAAATTATTTCAAGCGAATCGAAGCAATGGAGTTTGCTGTAAAATATGATGATGGTAAAGATTCTCGCGGATTTTTAGAAGCAGACGTTCTTTTACTAGGTGTCTCAAGAACCTCAAAAACACCACTCAGCCTTTTCTTAGCAAATAAAAATCTGAAAGTAGCAAACTTACCCTTGATCCCTGAGGCCCATTTGCCAAAACAGCTTTGGGAAACAAACCCTAAAAAAATTGTTGGTCTAACGAATGATCCAGATATTTTAAACGGCATCCGAAAAGAACGGATGAGAACTTATGGCTTACCAGCAGATACTTCTTATTCAGATATTGAAAAAATCAAAAAAGAGTTGACCTTTGCTAACGATCTTTATCAGAAAATCGGTTGTGAAGTGATCAATGTGGCTTCTTTATCCATTGAAGAAACAGCATCCATGATCTTAAATGCATTGAATCTAGAAGACCATAGCTATTATGCAACGGAATCACCAGAGTAA
- a CDS encoding ArsR/SmtB family transcription factor, which yields MNEEEIKKVSQLYKVLSDPTRLRILLLLKQGELNVTSIGEELSMEQSAVSHQLRLLRDTHVVRSRRQGKTIYYTLDDHHVIDILNQTFEHIKHQ from the coding sequence GTGAACGAAGAAGAAATAAAAAAAGTTAGCCAGCTCTATAAAGTATTGAGTGACCCAACAAGATTACGTATTTTATTACTGTTGAAGCAGGGTGAATTAAATGTGACCTCAATTGGAGAAGAACTCTCAATGGAACAATCTGCCGTGTCTCACCAATTAAGACTTTTACGCGATACACATGTTGTGAGATCAAGAAGACAAGGGAAAACAATTTATTATACATTGGATGATCATCATGTTATCGATATTTTGAATCAAACATTTGAACATATCAAACACCAATAA
- the proC gene encoding pyrroline-5-carboxylate reductase, with amino-acid sequence MKIGFIGAGHMGSAMIEGLLKAQIVAPEHLFVKGGSSGTAEVLQQKLGFNLIKDYSAFKECQVIFIATGATIVLDILKEAASFMSENTILISVATGHTVADAKEILGNEIYVVHAIPNTPVSVNEGMIGAAFDPEMPNAIKDEALRVLSSLGKVEEVNESILGTFGTVAGCSPAFVDIFMEALADGAVMEGMSRNLAYEVVAQMMLGSAKLAIETKKHPGELKDGVTSPGGSTIKGVAALEKNGFRFAIIDAIKQANQ; translated from the coding sequence ATGAAAATTGGATTTATTGGAGCAGGACATATGGGAAGTGCGATGATCGAAGGATTATTGAAAGCTCAGATAGTAGCGCCAGAACATTTATTTGTTAAAGGCGGTTCAAGCGGTACAGCTGAGGTTCTTCAGCAAAAATTAGGTTTTAATCTAATCAAAGATTATTCAGCATTCAAAGAATGCCAAGTGATTTTTATTGCAACAGGCGCGACGATCGTTTTGGATATATTGAAGGAAGCTGCTTCATTTATGTCAGAAAATACCATTTTGATCTCTGTTGCAACAGGCCATACAGTAGCAGACGCAAAGGAAATACTAGGAAATGAAATCTATGTGGTTCATGCGATTCCTAATACACCAGTCAGTGTGAATGAAGGTATGATCGGAGCCGCTTTTGATCCTGAAATGCCAAACGCAATCAAAGATGAGGCGCTTCGTGTCTTAAGTTCGTTAGGCAAAGTAGAAGAAGTCAATGAATCGATCCTTGGGACCTTTGGCACAGTGGCTGGTTGCAGTCCAGCTTTTGTAGATATATTTATGGAAGCTTTAGCTGATGGGGCTGTCATGGAAGGTATGTCTCGCAATCTTGCTTATGAAGTCGTTGCCCAAATGATGTTAGGATCAGCCAAACTAGCGATCGAAACGAAAAAACATCCTGGAGAGCTGAAAGATGGTGTGACTTCACCAGGCGGCAGTACGATCAAGGGAGTAGCCGCTTTAGAGAAAAATGGGTTCAGATTCGCAATTATTGATGCGATCAAGCAAGCAAATCAGTAA